In one window of Erythrolamprus reginae isolate rEryReg1 chromosome 1, rEryReg1.hap1, whole genome shotgun sequence DNA:
- the TLE5 gene encoding TLE family member 5 isoform X1, translating to MMFPQSRHSASSHLPQQLKFTTSDSCDRIKDEFQLLQAQYHSLKLECDKLASEKSEMQRHYVMYYEMSYGLNIEMHKQAEIVKRLNGICAQVLPYLSQEHQQQVLGAIERAKQVTAPELNSIIRQQLQAHQLSQLQALALPLTPLSVGLQAPSLPAVSASTGLLSLSALGSQAHLCKEDKNGHDGDAHQEDDGEKSD from the exons ATGATGTTTCCGCAAAGCCGGCACTCg GCCTCTTCTCATCTGCCTCAGCAGTTGAAGTTCACCACGTCCGATTCCTGCGACCGGATTAAAGATGAGTTCCAGTTGCTGCAGGCACAGTATCACAG CCTGAAGTTGGAATGCGACAAGCTGGCCAGCGAAAAGTCGGAGATGCAGCGCCATTACGTGATG tATTACGAGATGTCCTATGGCCTCAACATCGAAATGCATAAGCAG GCTGAAATTGTCAAGCGGTTGAATGGCATTTGCGCCCAGGTTTTGCCATATCTGTCGCAAGAG CACCAACAGCAGGTCCTGGGAGCCATCGAGCGTGCCAAACAAGTGACAGCCCCTGAACTGAATTCCATCATCCGG CAGCAACTCCAAGCCCACCAGCTTTCTCAGCTGCAGGCGCTGGCCTTGCCCCTCACCCCACTCTCCGTGGGCCTGCAGGCCCCCTCCCTGCCCGCCGTGAGCGCCAGCACCGGCCTGCTCTCCCTCTCGGCGCTGGGGTCCCAGGCCCACCTCTGCAAGGAAGACAAGAACGGCCACGACGGAGACGCCCACCAAGAAGACGACGGGGAAAAATCCGACTAG
- the TLE5 gene encoding TLE family member 5 isoform X2: MMFPQSRHSASSHLPQQLKFTTSDSCDRIKDEFQLLQAQYHSLKLECDKLASEKSEMQRHYVMYYEMSYGLNIEMHKQAEIVKRLNGICAQVLPYLSQEHQQQVLGAIERAKQVTAPELNSIIRQLQAHQLSQLQALALPLTPLSVGLQAPSLPAVSASTGLLSLSALGSQAHLCKEDKNGHDGDAHQEDDGEKSD, encoded by the exons ATGATGTTTCCGCAAAGCCGGCACTCg GCCTCTTCTCATCTGCCTCAGCAGTTGAAGTTCACCACGTCCGATTCCTGCGACCGGATTAAAGATGAGTTCCAGTTGCTGCAGGCACAGTATCACAG CCTGAAGTTGGAATGCGACAAGCTGGCCAGCGAAAAGTCGGAGATGCAGCGCCATTACGTGATG tATTACGAGATGTCCTATGGCCTCAACATCGAAATGCATAAGCAG GCTGAAATTGTCAAGCGGTTGAATGGCATTTGCGCCCAGGTTTTGCCATATCTGTCGCAAGAG CACCAACAGCAGGTCCTGGGAGCCATCGAGCGTGCCAAACAAGTGACAGCCCCTGAACTGAATTCCATCATCCGG CAACTCCAAGCCCACCAGCTTTCTCAGCTGCAGGCGCTGGCCTTGCCCCTCACCCCACTCTCCGTGGGCCTGCAGGCCCCCTCCCTGCCCGCCGTGAGCGCCAGCACCGGCCTGCTCTCCCTCTCGGCGCTGGGGTCCCAGGCCCACCTCTGCAAGGAAGACAAGAACGGCCACGACGGAGACGCCCACCAAGAAGACGACGGGGAAAAATCCGACTAG